The sequence GAGACTTTATCCGGCGGGCTGCCATGTATATGCGGCGGCTGAAAGCGTCGCAGCCTATGTGCTTAGCCATCCGTGGCGGGAGTTCGACGCGCCACCGCTCAATTCCCTGCTCGGTGAACTGCCTGCGCCGCCGTCAACGTATTACATCCACGATCTCGCGCTGGCGCCGTATGCGCGCGGCACCGGTGCCGCCGCGTCGATCGTCAGGAAGCTTGCAGATCGGGCCCGCGAGGCGGGGCTGCACACCATGTCCCTGGTGGCGGTGAATGGATCGGCCGGGTTCTGGCGGCGTCAGGGCTTTGAGCAGACGCAAGTCCCGGCGCTGGCAGAAAAGCTGCGCAGTTATCGCGACGAGGGCGTGCGGTTCATGGTGCGAATGTTGTGACAGGGAGCAATCAATGTCCTGGCATTCTTCTTCCAAAAATATCGGAGCCTTGTACGAACGCCATGCGGCGGCCTTCGACGAGGATCGAGGCAAGCGGCTTGTCGAACGCGCGTGGATGGAGCGCTTCAGGGCCGCGATGCCCAAGAGCGCGACCGTGCTCGATCTCGGATGCGGATCGGGCGAGCCGGTCGCGCGCTTCCTGATTGAGGCGGGGCATCGCGTTACAGGCGTGGATTCATCGCCGACGCTGATCGATCTGTGCCGGTCGCGCTTTCCCGCGTACGAATGGATCGTCGCTGATATGCGCGATCTCCGCCTTGATCGCCGCTTCGGCGGGATCATCGCCTGGAACAGCTTCTTTCATCTGACGCCGGACGATCAGTGCGCGATGTGGGGCGTCTTTCGCGCCCATGCCGAACCCGGAGCGGCGCTGATGTTTACGAGCGGACCCGCGGCCGGCGAGGCGATTGGCGAGTATCAGGGAGAGGCATTGTATCATGCCAGCCTTGATCCCGCGGACTATGAGAAACTCGCCAGGGCGCACGGCTTCGATGTCGTGAGCTATGTACCCGAAGATCAGGACTGCGGCGGCCTGACGGTCTGGCTTATGCAAAAGCGGTCCAACTGAAGCCGGACGCAGGCAGCATTACCGAAACGCCGAAGATTCAGCTCGCCTCGGCCAGCAGCGACAATTGCCGCGGCTGCGGTTCGACCTGGGTCTGGTCGGTGAGGTGGGTCGGATAAGCGCCGGTGAAGCAATGATCCGAGAACTTCGGATTGGCCGGGTCGCGGCCCGGATAACCCATGGCGCGATACATGCCGTCGATCGACAGGAATGCCAGCGAATCCGCGCCGATGATGTCGCGCATTTCTTCC is a genomic window of Bradyrhizobium sp. G127 containing:
- a CDS encoding GNAT family N-acetyltransferase, with amino-acid sequence MTADDLQATCALSATIHQAYPEDDAVFAERLRLYPAGCHVYAAAESVAAYVLSHPWREFDAPPLNSLLGELPAPPSTYYIHDLALAPYARGTGAAASIVRKLADRAREAGLHTMSLVAVNGSAGFWRRQGFEQTQVPALAEKLRSYRDEGVRFMVRML
- a CDS encoding class I SAM-dependent methyltransferase, which gives rise to MSWHSSSKNIGALYERHAAAFDEDRGKRLVERAWMERFRAAMPKSATVLDLGCGSGEPVARFLIEAGHRVTGVDSSPTLIDLCRSRFPAYEWIVADMRDLRLDRRFGGIIAWNSFFHLTPDDQCAMWGVFRAHAEPGAALMFTSGPAAGEAIGEYQGEALYHASLDPADYEKLARAHGFDVVSYVPEDQDCGGLTVWLMQKRSN